One region of Danio rerio strain Tuebingen ecotype United States chromosome 5, GRCz12tu, whole genome shotgun sequence genomic DNA includes:
- the f2r gene encoding proteinase-activated receptor 1 precursor encodes MLRVLLVTGLLALNGSASALPNNETFIRSFSGFFLTVTDEPFDYLDVQEGGSGFSSGQEPTLRKEHLHPPAKKTYHISQEASSFLTGRVATAVIPTIYIIVFIISAPLNLLALVMFARKVRPKKPAAIYMMNLACADLLFVLLLPFRIAYNYNGNNWIYGAGMCRVVTAAFYCNMYCSVLLIMCISVDRFLAVVYPMDSLTWRSPQTATVTCAAMWLLSVGGVTPLLISNQTIHLPDLGITTCHDVLDIQLLREYYLYFFPIFCSLFFFIPLIFSTVCYLRIIQALCAANVENRAKKTRAVIMAVTVFAVFVICFTPTNIILLSHYVRFAYKHNDASYAAYLVSMCMGSISCCLDPLIYYFGSSQCQKQVLAFLRCQGVPGIERSAQFTSSTRSSNLETLKSSVNSQYIKLMA; translated from the exons ATGTTGCGGGTTCTGTTGGTGACGGGTCTGCTGGCTCTGAACGGCTCTGCGTCTGCGCTGCCGAACAACG aaacattTATTCGCTCATTTTCGGGATTTTTCCTCACCGTCACTGATGAGCCGTTTGATTATCTGGACGTGCAGGAGGGGGGAAGCGGCTTTAGTTCGGGTCAAGAACCAACACTCAGGAAAGAGCACCTCCACCCCCCGGCTAAAAAGACTTATCACATCTCTCAAGAGGCCTCGAGCTTCCTCACAGGCCGCGTGGCGACCGCTGTCATCCCGACTATATACATAATAGTGTTCATCATCAGCGCGCCTCTCAACCTGCTGGCGCTGGTCATGTTCGCGCGCAAAGTCAGACCCAAGAAACCGGCGGCGATTTACATGATGAATCTAGCCTGCGCAGACCTTCTGTTTGTTCTGCTGCTTCCTTTTAGGATAGCCTACAACTACAACGGAAACAACTGGATATACGGAGCCGGGATGTGCCGTGTTGTCACTGCTGCTTTTTACTGCAACATGTACTGTTCTGTGCTGCTGATTATGTGCATTAGTGTGGATCGCTTTCTGGCTGTCGTCTACCCGATGGACTCGCTCACTTGGCGAAGTCCCCAAACCGCGACTGTCACCTGCGCCGCCATGTGGCTTCTGTCTGTTGGCGGAGTGACACCTTTGCTCATTTCCAATCAGACCATTCACCTACCTGACCTGGGCATAACCACCTGCCACGACGTCCTTGACATCCAGCTTCTCCGCGAGTATTACCTGTACTTCTTTCCAATCTTCTGTTCGCTTTTCTTCTTCATCCCGCTCATTTTTAGCACCGTCTGCTACCTGCGCATCATCCAAGCCTTGTGCGCGGCAAACGTGGAAAACCGCGCGAAGAAAACGCGGGCTGTTATTATGGCCGTAacagtttttgcagtttttgtcatATGCTTTACACCAACAAACATCATCTTACTGTCACATTATGTGAGGTTTGCTTACAAGCACAATGACGCGTCCTATGCCGCTTACCTGGTCTCCATGTGTATGGGGAGcatcagctgctgtctggaccCCCTCATCTATTATTTTGGTTCTTCTCAGTGCCAAAAACAAGTTCTTGCTTTTCTCAGATGTCAGGGGGTCCCTGGTATTGAAAGGAGCGCACAGTTCACCTCCAGCACAAGGTCAAGTAATCTGGAGACTTTGAAAAGCAGTGTGAACAGCCAGTACATAAAGCTGATGGCATGA